In Fusarium poae strain DAOMC 252244 chromosome Unknown contig_1, whole genome shotgun sequence, the following are encoded in one genomic region:
- a CDS encoding uncharacterized protein (TransMembrane:14 (i21-43o63-81i93-112o124-144i151-170o182-204i224-244o250-271i297-316o336-354i361-383o389-406i427-449o501-520i)), producing MKRVPGSVLPQTPPPPSPPPYQTGIGLGTIVTIYLTCIINGFDVSNVANIQPQLYEAFGHIEFLPWIGLSYSLANFATLAFARKIIDFFNIRYVYIVSIVVFFVGATLAGVANNISTVIAGRAIMGIGGSICQNCAISYFAMYATDSQSPLLYGIMSGLWAIGLVVGGPVGSAFAEGSTTSWRWAFFINLPFLGLAIICALIFVPSRPASDGLPLRDHLADTDILGIVLQITTTILFAIAATFSGPVWEWNSAPCIAIWALFAVVLAAWGFQQLRSYQSRPGYQVIPITVMTQRHMLPLWVASGCAGATYAIMLYYMPLFYAFSKGLGALQQTVRLLPFILTFILTVVIIAASLPRLKQYGVIYLAGGAITLSSATALATTIAPGVPESKVMGLTALVAVGLGLHFQHSNAISNRINKDLRDRVECAALLNMSLMGGISMALIIAGAIYENRGMSLLKSALGSVDRPEADLREALAGVSRGTLGGGEAQLMTYGAKATCKAISLLLYIVSSSGALLLRVWSTCCI from the exons ATGAAGAGAGTACCGGGTTCCGTTCTTCCGcaaacaccaccaccaccatcaccaccaccatatCAAACTGGAATAGGGTTAGGAACCATCGTTACCATCTACCTAACCTGCATTATCAATG GGTTCGACGTAAGTAACGTTGCCAACATCCAACCACAGCTTTATGAAGCTTTTGGCCATATCGAGTTTCTCCCTTGGATTGGACTTTCTTACTCTCTTGCAAACTTTGCCACACTGGCGTTTGCTCGTAAGATCATCGATTTCTTCAATATCCGTTACGTGTACATCGTCAGCATCGTCGTCTTTTTCGTTGGTGCGACTCTAGCGGGCGTAGCGAACAACATCTCCACGGTCATCGCTGGCCGAGCGATCATGGGGATTGGAGGTTCTATTTGTCAAAACTG TGCGATATCATACTTTGCCATGTATGCAACGGATAGTCAAAGCCCTCTTCTATACGGCATAATGAGCGGGTTATGGGCCATTGGCCTTGTGGTAGGAGGCCCGGTAGGTAGCGCGTTTGCGGAGGGCTCGACCACGTCTTGGAGGTGGGCTTTCTTCATCAATTTACCCTTCTTGGGTCTTGCCATCATCTGCGCTCTGATCTTTGTACCAAGCAGACCGGCTTCTGATGGTCTTCCTCTGCGAGATCACCTTGCTGATACTGACATCCTTGGGATTGTCCTCCAAATTACTACAACTATCTTATTCGCTATCGCCGCCACCTTTTCTGGTCCTGTATGGGAATGGAACTCGGCCCCCTGTATCGCCATCTGGGCTCTCTTCGCCGTCGTTCTCGCTGCCTGGGGTTTTCAGCAACTTAGAAGCTACCAGAGTCGACCTGGCTATCAAGTGATCCCTATCACAGTCATGACACAGCGTCACATGCTACCTCTCTGGGTAGCTTCAGGCTGCGCTGGTGCCACATACGCCATCATGCTTTACTACATGCCGCTCTTTTATGCTTTCTCGAAGGGGCTGGGCGCGCTACAGCAAACAGTGCGGCTCTTGCCTTTCATCCTCACCTTCATCCTCACCGTGGTCATCATCGCTGCTTCTTTACCGAGACTGAAGCAGTACGGTGTAATCTACCTCGCTGGCGGTGCCATCACACTCTCATCGGCAACAGCCCTTGCGACTACGATCGCGCCAGGCGTCCCTGAAAGCAAGGTCATGGGCCTCACAGCTCTCGTGGCCGTGGGACTTGGCCTACACTTCCAACACAGCAATGCCATCTCCAACAGGATCAACAAAGATCTTCGAGATCGGGTTGAATGCGCTGCGCTCTTGAACATGAGCCTCATGGGAGGTATATCCATGGCACTGATCATTGCAGGCGCTATCTACGAAAATCGCGGCATGTCCTTGTTAAAGTCTGCGCTCGGGTCCGTAGACCGTCCTGAAGCAGACCTTCGCGAGGCGCTGGCAGGAGTTTCGCGTGGTACTTTGGGAGGGGGTGAGGCCCAATTGATGACTTATGGTGCGAAAGCGACGTGTAAAGCCATTTCGCTCCTGCTCTATATTGTCTCCTCCAGCGGCGCTCTTTTGCTTCGCGTGTGGAGCACTTGCTGTATTTGA